GAGATAATTGTTTGGGCGCTAATCTGTAAAAAAATTATTAGGAATGGGCGCTGTGGGCGAACCGGCCTCTAATCATGGCATATGGCCGAAAATGGGGAATAAAGCTTGAACCCTTTTTAAGTAATAAGTCCTTTGAGCACAGGAAATAATGAAAACTTATTAGCAGATCAGGCATCAGGTAATAATTCGACTGTTCATATTAAAGATTTTACTAAAATCGGGGCCGTTGCTTGGACTTAATTCCAGTCTTACAGAGCTTCGTCCATCTCCCGGGCTACCTTTCGGACCTCATCGATAATATTAACAATGGATTCCAATTGTTCGCTGATGCTCTGGAGCTTTTGATAATGGCAGGATTCCTGTTCAAGTTCTAACAGCAAAAGATCAATGGTCCCGGTAACCACTACCAGAGGTTGGGCCAGCTCATGAAGTCGCTGGCGGATATTCTTGCCCGCGGCAACCACATCCATATCGTCTGCCAGCTTATTTCCGGTTGGTGATCCACCCCTGGCCTGGGCAGGACTTCGCCTCGCCTTGAAACCCTTTTGGGGCTGCATTCTTATTTTCATGTTGGCTCCCTCGTTGTGGTTTAATAATCTGGAAACCGTTTTCTGTATTTCATCAATAACTTGCAAAATAACCTTTAACTGCCGTTGGACAGCCTGTAAGGCGTTGTTATAGTTGGTCTCTTGATCGAGTTCCACCAATAATAAGTTTACTGTCCCGGAAACCAAGGCAATGGGTTGAGACAAGAAATTTAGTGCTCGGCGGATATTTTCAATGGCCGCAAAAGATTCGCTGATTCCACCCGCATTGCTTTCAGAGGTTAATGGGTTTTCCATAGACTCAGTTTCCAATGGCCCGGAGGTGACAGACTTGCCTGGCTGATACTTGGAATCCATAGGTGAACTCTGTCCCTCGCAGATTTAAGGTTGCAAAATTTAAGCCAACCACCTAACATAATAATGATCAGGTAGTTAAATTTGTCTGTTTAGAATCTTTAAGAAAAGCTTGGGTGGTTTTCTATAATCACCCTGAGCTCGAGTTAAACAGCCACAATCAAGAAAAGTTAGAGTCCAGTTTCAGCAATTTTGAATGGCAATGAAAACTATAATTAGGGTTTACCTGTTGAGATAAATCTTCCTACTTGCTATGCAAACAACTGCTTTGCCATCTACTTATACATCGGAAGAGCTATGGAAAAACTTGAAGTGGTAAATCAAAAAAATCTGGTTATTGGGCAGGCTTCCCGACGTCAGATACACCGTCTGGGACTGATGCATCGCTCGGTACATATTTTTGTATTTGATGCCCAAGGCCGGCTTTACTTACAGCGACGCAGTGCCCAGAAAGACCAGTACCCGGGACATTGGGACTCCTCGGCCGCGGGACATGTGGACCCAGGAGAAAGTTACGAGACCTGTGCCCGTCGGGAATTATGGGAAGAATTGGGGATTAAGGCCCGGTTGTATTGGCTGGCCCGAATTCCGGCCTCAGCCCAGACCGGCTGGGAACATGTAGATTTTTATGCATGCCGGGCAGAGACTGAACCCCGGCCAAACCTGGAGGAAATTGACACCGGAGGTTTTTTTGCGGTTGCGGAAATTGAGGCCTGGTTGCGCGATCCAGGAATAAAAATCGCACCGGGATTCCGGTGTCTATTTGTCCTATGGCGACATCTGGCTTCTCAGATTCAGGGTCCGGAGGCCGCCGTCTTGAACCGCGTCCCGGAGGTTTAATCGCGCGGCACGGCCAGCATGCGGTTTACCGCGGTCAGGGCCTTAAGACGAATCTCTTCGGGGATCCGAATGACGTGCTTGAGCTCTCGTAAGGCAGAAATGACATCATCA
This window of the Deltaproteobacteria bacterium genome carries:
- a CDS encoding NUDIX domain-containing protein, with amino-acid sequence MEKLEVVNQKNLVIGQASRRQIHRLGLMHRSVHIFVFDAQGRLYLQRRSAQKDQYPGHWDSSAAGHVDPGESYETCARRELWEELGIKARLYWLARIPASAQTGWEHVDFYACRAETEPRPNLEEIDTGGFFAVAEIEAWLRDPGIKIAPGFRCLFVLWRHLASQIQGPEAAVLNRVPEV